In a genomic window of Diabrotica undecimpunctata isolate CICGRU chromosome 2, icDiaUnde3, whole genome shotgun sequence:
- the Ing3 gene encoding uncharacterized protein Ing3 isoform X2, with the protein MQSDYLKKLLLETPDVGERYLLKLKIIGDLDPYTIHSSELDFTIKCIPPITIIDIYTYLVNSHSYYSKEQMKAYKSFEAHKYFTSGFILKVGVKIVNDFYIIVGKVKHSQKANAKPLDAWVIASSDGDIANAHCMCMAGNSEVCSHIAALLFAAEYAHAAAESKTQDPTSCTDVTATWPMPALSTVVPIVPCLKMDFGKPLSKHKFPEVPDMSNQDVENLLKRMENLGKSSSLMRIVEPYASKIDATRHISLPLCLNIYREEYKQKSFKELMEIANKIVLVVTKDQAYLIEEHTRAQYACDNWYSQRAGRITASKFKAVCRKKKTSPSLSLIKSICYPTKLSFKTKATDWGLKHEENAIEKYEEYMTEEEHHEDFIINDVGLIVNHRWPQIGVSPDKLVYCECCKGGCLEVKCPYLLHTNNVHDINEYLAFKNCCLIKENDLVILNKNHSYYYQVQCQIFISNLLYCDFVIWSPKIFFRQRILPDWDLWNDNLKLILKFHSEIIMPELLGRYFTKREGNAKVEYWCYCKGVDNGSPMLKCDNDDCNVEWFHFKCVGISETPDSLWYCQSCKI; encoded by the exons ATGCAAAGTgattatttaaagaaattattattgGAAACTCCAGATGTTGGAGAAAG ATATTTATTGAAGCTGAAAATAATTGGGGATTTAGATCCATATACAATTCACTCATCAGAATTGGATTTTACAATAAAGTGCATTCCACCAATTACAATTATAGATATTTATACATATCTGGTGAACTCTCACAGTTACTACTCTAAGGAGCAGATGAAAGCATATAAAAGCTTCGAGGCACATAAATATTTCACGTCTGGATTTATTTTGAAAGTTGGAGTAAAAATTGTTAATGATTTCTACATTATTGTTGGAAAG gtgAAGCATTCCCAAAAAGCTAATGCTAAACCGCTAGATGCTTGGGTGATAGCCAGTTCTGATGGGGACATAGCAAATGCACATTGTATGTGTATGGCCGGCAATAGTGAAGTCTGCAGCCATATTGCAGCATTGTTATTTGCAGCTGAGTATGCCCACGCAGCTGCTGAGAGCAAGACACAAGATCCCACTTCATGTACAGATGTTACAGCTACATGGCCAATGCCAGCTTTGTCTACAGTTGTGCCAATTGTTCCGTGTCTGAAAATGGATTTTGGAAAACCGTTATCAAAGCATAAATTCCCTGAAGTTCCAGATATGTCCAACCAGGATGTGGAGAATTTGCTAAAGAGAATGGAGAATTTGGGAAAATCATCAAGTTTGATGAGAATAGTAGAACCCTATGCCAGCAAAATAGATGCCACAAGACATATAAGCCTTCCATTATGCTTAAATATTTACAGAGAAGAGTATAAACAAAAATCATTTAAAGAATTAATGGAAATTGCCAACAAAATTGTTTTAGTGGTTACCAAAGATCAAGCTTATCTGATTGAAGAACATACCAGAGCACAATATGCATGTGATAATTGGTATTCCCAAAGGGCAGGCAGAATAACTGCTTCAAAATTTAAGGCAGTATGTAGAAAGAAAAAGACATCTCCTTCTCTTAGCCTAATAAAATCAATTTGCTATCCTACAAAGCTTTCATTTAAAACGAAAGCAACTGATTGGGGCCTTAAACACGAAGAAAATGCTATTGAGAAATATGAAGAATATATGACGGAGGAAGAACATCATGAGGATTTTATTATAAATGATGTAGGACTAATAGTTAACCACAGGTGGCCACAAATAGGTGTATCACCAGATAAATTAGTTTATTGCGAATGCTGTAAAGGCGGGTGTCTAGAAGTAAAATGCCCTTATTTGCTTCATACTAATAATGTACATGACATAAATGAATATTTGGcatttaaaaattgttgtttaattaaagaaaatgatTTGGTGATTTTAAATAAGAATCATTCTTATTACTATCAGGTCCAATGCCAAATATTCATATCAAATTTATTGTATTGTGACTTTGTTATTTGGtcaccaaaaattttttttaggcAACGAATTCTACCAGATTGGGATTTGTGGAATGACAATctgaaacttattttaaaatttcattcaGAAATTATAATGCCAGAACTCTTAGGTAGATATTTTACAAAAAGAGAAGGCAATGCCAAAGTTGAATACTGGTGTTATTGCAAAGGGGTGGATAATGGAAGCCCTATGTTAAAATGTGACAACGACGATTGCAATGTTGAATGgtttcattttaaatgtgttgGCATCAGTGAAACACCAGACTCGCTTTGGTATTGTCAAAGTTGTAAAATATGA
- the LOC140433069 gene encoding uncharacterized protein, which yields MPVTCIAVNCGSRADRDHVHFFRVPSVRNSFMFPHLTELSKKRRNLWLAAVKRDDLTESKIRNQRVCSKHFISGKPSPLTDEDHPDWVPSQHLGHVSMAYSKRKSAISRSLRINKRKKFEISSEQESEGEHENMSCEEEMCGKLGTASQTDLTMEELSVKFEQLKFASQKIATLEQKIENSPFGLMENTSNVGKSKYYVGFEYEMVKTVIFMEVEPYVVTTSTTALTPFNMLLLTLTKLRLDLHFKHLAYSFKISPSTASVYFENIIHILYKRLKSLIIWPDRLVSNKNVPGCFKEAFQEKTTVIIDCFEVFIEKPESYLTQQQCWSNYKHHHTIKYLIGITPQGTICYISSGWGGRTSDKQMVELGQFCNFILPGDVVLADRGFLIKDSLGIIGAKLVIPAFTRGKNQLHPLEIEATRHIAHVRIHVERIIGVIKNKFRIFKATIPISMLKRGNLNDDASLLDKIVTVCSGLINLVEPIVPL from the exons ATGCCTGTGACGTGTATAGCAGTGAATTGTGGAAGTCGAGCTGATCGTGATCATGTTCATTTTTTTCGTGTTCCTTCTGTTAGAAACTCGTTTATGTTTCCTCACCTAACTGAACTATCGAAAAAACGGAGGAACTTATGGTTAGCAGCTGTTAAAAGGGATGACTTGACCGAATCAAAAATTCGAAATCAAAGAGTATGCAGCAAACATTTTATATCAG GTAAACCAAGTCCTTTAACTGATGAAGACCATCCAGATTGGGTTCCTTCCCAACATTTGGGTCATGTATCTATGGCGTATTCAAAAAGGAAAAGTGCAATTAGTAGGAGCCTtcgaataaataaaagaaaaaaatttgaaatatcttCTGAGCAAGAGTCTGAG gGTGAACATGAAAATATGAGTTGTGAAGAAGAAATGTGTGGCAAGTTAGGAACTGCATCACAGACAGATTTAACAATGGAAGAATTGTCTGTTAAATTTGAGCAGTTAAAGTTTGCTTcacaaaaaattgcaactttagagcaaaaaattgaaaatagtcCTTTTGGATTAATGGAAAACACCAGTAATGTGGGGAAGTCGAAGTACTATGTGGGTTTTGAATATGAAATGGTCAAAACCGTTATTTTCATGGAGGTAGAGCCTTATGTTGTGACTACTTCAACTACTGCATTAACTCCATTTAATATGCTGCTTCTAACTTTGACAAAATTAAGATTAGATTTACATTTTAAGCATTTAGcatatagttttaaaatttctCCAAGCACTGCATCAGTTTACTTTGAAAATATTATTCATATCTTATATAAAAGGTTAAAATCTTTGATCATTTGGCCAGATCGTCTAGTCAGTAACAAAAATGTTCCTGGATGCTTTAAAGAAGCCTTTCAGGAAAAAACCACAGTAATTATCGATTGCTTTGAGGTTTTCATAGAAAAACCTGAAAGTTATTTAACTCAGCAACAATGTTGGTCTAATTACAAACACCACCATACAATTAAGTATTTGATAGGTATCACCCCTCAGGGAACTATTTGTTATATTAGTAGTGGTTGGGGTGGGCGAACATCAGATAAACAAATGGTAGAATTGGgccaattttgtaattttattttacctGGTGATGTAGTGTTAGCTGACAGaggttttttaataaaagataGCTTAGGTATAATTGGAGCTAAATTGGTTATTCCAGCCTTTACAAGGGGGAAAAACCAATTACACCCATTGGAAATTGAGGCAACACGCCATATTGCTCATGTGAGAATTCATGTAGAGAGGATTATTGgagttataaaaaataaatttagaatttttaagGCCACAATTCCTATTAGCATGCTTAAAAGAGGTAATTTAAATGATGATGCTAGCTTATTAGATAAAATAGTTACTGTATGCAGTGGATTAATAAATCTTGTTGAACCAATAGTACCTCTCTAA